The Thermasporomyces composti region CGACAGGGTGGCCGCTGGCCAGGGAGCGGTGGATCGCGTCCAGGATCGCCGTGACGTGACGGCTCTCGGCGAGGGTGACCAGCGGCGCGCGTCCCTCCGCGACACACTCGATCATGTGCCGGTCGGCGAGCGCGAGCGCCCCGGCCTGGACGCCGTGGATCACCGGCGTGATGGAGGTCCTGGGGTAGCGGTACTCGCTGGACGTGGCGATCTCGAGCTGCTCGTCCTTGCGGTCGAGGTGGATGACACCCCGCTCCCCCACGACCTCGATGAACGAGTCGGTCATCGTCGGGAAGGTGTCGGGGTAGATCCAGCACGACTCGAACGTGGCGACCGCCCCCGACGCGAACCTGACCTGCGCCTGGACGGCGTCCGGGGTCTTGATCCCCATGCCGTCGAGCACGCCCCGGACGCCTGTCGCGTACACCTCGACCGCCTGGTCGTCGCCGAAGAACCAGCAGACGAGGTCGATGTCGTGGCTGGACAAGAACCACGCGGGCGTGGTGCCCTCCGCCCACCGAAGCATCCGGGTGGGCACGAAGATCCGGTCGTTCTTGCGTGCGTAGGCCATCCTGGGACGGCCCACGGCGCCGGCGTCGATCTCCGCCTTCGCCTGGGCATAGCAGGGGATCCAGCGGTGGTTGAACGCCGTCATGGCGGGGACGCCGGCCCGTTCGACCGCCTCGATCACGCGATCAGCGTCCGCCAGGCTGGTGGCGAGCGGCTTCTCGATCAGGATGGCCTTGCCGGCCTCCGCGGCAGCGACCGCGATCTCGGTGTGGAGGTGGTCCGGCGTGGCGACGATGACGAGCTTCACGTCGGGACGGACCAGGAGCTCCTCGTAGTCGTCCGTGGCCACCCATCCGCCGTAGCGCGCCGTGAGCTCACGGGCCGGCCCGTCCGGAACACTCGCCACACCGACGAGACGGGCTCGGGGGTGGGAGGCCACCGCGCCGGCGTGCGCGGTGCCCATGATGCCCGCTCCGATGATCGCGACCCCGATTGGATCGACCTTCATGGGTCCTTCACCTCCGTCTCCCGTCCACCGGCGCGGATCGACCGCTCGACCGCCTCGACGACCGCCACCGCGGCCAGGCCGTCCTCACCCGTCACCGGTGGTCGCGTCTCGGTCCGCACCGCGGTCACGAACGCCATCAGTTCCTGGCGCAGGTCACCGCCGGGGATGCCGGCGTCCGGAGGCCAGTGGTAGGTGTCGAGCTGCTCGGTCCGGCCGCCGCGTGACGTCAGCGCGACGTCGGTATGGGAGAGCTCGACCTCGCACATCCCCTCGGCGCCCACGAGCTCCAAGCCAGCCGACAGCCCGCTGGCCCGCTCGACGGGAAGCAGCCACGACCACCGCAACTCGACCGGGGTGCCGTCGGTGAGCCAGGCGTGGACCTCCACGTGGTCGTCGTGCGGTGAGACCACCCGGAGCCCACGCGCCCGCACCCGGCTGATGCGGCGACCGGTCACGTGGTGGACGAGATCCACGTCGTGGATGCCGAGGAACCACGCGACCGAGGTCCGGGTCCCGATCCGCCGGGCGGCGAGAAGCGAGTTCGCTCGCCAGGCCCGCACCGTCCACAACGCACCGAGTCCACGACACGCCGCCACCGCCTGCGCCACCCGCGGGTCGAACCGCAGGAGGTGCCCCACCATGAGGTGCGCCGGCGACGGCCGAGCGGCCAGCAGCCGGGTCGCCTCGGCGACGCTGGTCGCGAGCGGTTTCTCGACCAGGACGTGCCGACCCGCCTGGAGCGCCTCGAGGACCGGGTCCCGAACGTCGTCAGGTGTCGCGACGACCACCGCGTCGACCTCGTCCCACCGAGCCCGGGTCAGGACCGGGACCCCGAATCGCTCAGCCAGCTCCGCGTGCCGCCTGGTGTCGGTCTCCGCGATCCACGCCAGCTCCACGTCAGGCACGGCAGGGAGGAGCCGGGCGTACAGGGTGCCCATGAATCCGGCGCCGACGACCCCGATCCGCATCACGACGAGCCCTTTCACACCGTCGTGCAGATGACGTGGACGGCGAAGGCGCCGTAGAACAGAGCCGTGGCCGTCATCATGACGAGGCGGACGCCACGCAGCCGGATCGCCGCAGGAAGCGTGCGGTTCAGCCGGATGAGGAGTGCCGTCGACGCGAAGAGCACCAGACCGCCGATGACACCGCTGATGCTGATCAGGATCAGCGGCTGCTCCAGCCCGAGGACGAGGATCGCGATACCGATCAGGACCTGAGCCCAGACGGTGAGCAGGTAGAGCTTGCTCTCCGACCAGAAGACGCTGTCGTGAAGCCGGTCCACCTTCCACACGTCAGCCACGACCCGTCCGGCGATGTCGAGGTTGCCGATCACGGTCGAGAACAGGATGCAGAAGCCGACGAGGAAGAACGCGGTCCCGAACCAGTCACCGACCCGCTCGGCGAGCACGGCGCCCTCGACCCGTACGAACGCGAGGTCTTTCTCGTCGACGCGCGCGCCGCCAACGGTCGAGTGCGCGAGGACCGAGAGGGCGACGATCGTCGCGACGCCGATGCCGACGAACAGCACCAGCTGCTCACGGTTGGCCAACCGCCACCATCGCCGGAACCGACCGATGTTCTCCGGGTCCTGCGGGAACAAGTGGCCCAACGCGGGCGCCGCGGTCTCGGCGCCGGTGATGGGCGACACGATCCGCGGGACGTACGCGCCCATCCCCCAGTTCTTGTCCCGGATCCAGTTCGCCACCGCCAGATTGCCGAGCCCACCGGATCCGGCGTAGACGAGCGCGCTGAAGAAGACCGCGGGTTCGATCGCCTCGGGGAGCGTGCCCACGCTCACCACGCCTCGTGCCGCCTCCGCCCAGTCGCCAAGAGAGGTGCACACGACGGTCGCGACCGCGAGGAAGGCGAGCACGACCGCGGTCATCACCGTCTGGAACTTCTCCAGCGTCTGGTAGACGACGGGCGACAGGGAGAAGGCGACACCGACCAGCAGCAGGCCGACGATGGCGCAGAGGAGGACGTCGACACCGAAGGCGTAGTTCAACGTCGTGGCGGCGCCGACGGCGATGCCGGGAAAGAGGAAACCGACGAGCGGAAGGGTGGCGAACAGCAGTCCCCAAGGGCGCCACAGCCGTGTGAAACCGGTGATCGCCGTCTCCCCCGTGGCCAAGGTGTAGCGCTGGACCTCGGTGTTGACGAAGAACTGCAGACACACGCCGAGGACGGCGGCCCACAGCAACCCAAGTCCTTCGTGGCTCGCCACGTAGGGCCAGACGAGGAACTCGCCGGAGCCGACCGCACCCGCCACCAGGACGATGCCGGGACCCATCACCTTCCGAAACGACGGCGCCTCTGGCATCGGCCGGTACGTCACGGGCGGTAGGTGCCGACTCGGGATCTCCGGCGCGGTGGTCATGGACGCAGAAGCTTGCAAGGCATGTCCTCGCCCGTCAAGCATTGTTCGGCATACGTGACATTGCCGAAACTTCTTACGCCGTTGACCTGCAACCGATTGCACGCCACACTTGCGGCAAGCGGATCGCACCGCCCCGGGAGACCTCATGGGCGCACTGGACTGGCTCGTCCTCCTCGGCTACTTCGGCGTCATGGTCGGCATCGGCCTGTGGGCACGAGCCCGGATCCGCAGTGCGCGGGACTTCTTCGTCGCCGGCGGCCGGATGCCGTGGTGGCTGTCGGGGATCTCGCACCACATGTCGGGCTACAGCGCGGCCGTGTTCGTCGGGTACGCCGCCGTCGCCTACACCCACGGCTTCACGCTCTACGTGTGGTGGGCGATCCCCATCACGATCGCCATGCTGGTCGGCGCGGCCACGTTCGCGCCTCGGTGGCCCCGCCTGCGGCGACGGCTCGGCATCATCTCCCCGCTCGAGTACCTCGCGACCCGCTACGACGTGCCGACCCAGCAGCTGCTGGCCTGGAGCGGCACCGCGCTCAAGGTCTTCGACGTGGGAGCGAAGTGGGCGGCGACCGCGATTCTCCTCGAGGTCTTCGCCGGCGTCCCCCTCGCGTGGGGCATCCTCCTCACCGGCGGCGTCACACTCGTCTACTCCACGGTCGGCGGCCTCTGGGCCGACGCCCTGACCGACTTCGGCCAGTTCGTCATCCAGGCGCTCGCCGGCCTGACGTTGTTCGTCGCGGTCCTCACTCGGCTCGGAGGCATTCCGGCGCTGTGGGAGGTCTGGGACCGGCTTCCTCCTGAGCACGCGCGCCCGTTCAACGGGGAGTACACCGTCGTCTTCGTGCTCGCCTACGTCCTCATCTCGACGTTGTCCTACAACGGCGGCACCTGGAACCTCGCCCAGCGCTTCATCGCGGCGCCGAGTGGAGAGTCTGCGCGCCGCGCCGCGCTCCTGTCGGCCGGTCTCTACCTGCTCTGGCCACTCGTGCTCTTCTTCCCCATGTGGGCGGCACCGTTGCTGCTGCCTGACCTCGAGGACCCATCGCAGTCCTACGCCCTGCTCACCACCCAGCTGCTACCCGCTGGGCTCGTCGGCTTGGTGCTCGCCGGCATGTTCGCGCACAC contains the following coding sequences:
- a CDS encoding Gfo/Idh/MocA family protein, whose translation is MKGLVVMRIGVVGAGFMGTLYARLLPAVPDVELAWIAETDTRRHAELAERFGVPVLTRARWDEVDAVVVATPDDVRDPVLEALQAGRHVLVEKPLATSVAEATRLLAARPSPAHLMVGHLLRFDPRVAQAVAACRGLGALWTVRAWRANSLLAARRIGTRTSVAWFLGIHDVDLVHHVTGRRISRVRARGLRVVSPHDDHVEVHAWLTDGTPVELRWSWLLPVERASGLSAGLELVGAEGMCEVELSHTDVALTSRGGRTEQLDTYHWPPDAGIPGGDLRQELMAFVTAVRTETRPPVTGEDGLAAVAVVEAVERSIRAGGRETEVKDP
- a CDS encoding Nramp family divalent metal transporter — its product is MTTAPEIPSRHLPPVTYRPMPEAPSFRKVMGPGIVLVAGAVGSGEFLVWPYVASHEGLGLLWAAVLGVCLQFFVNTEVQRYTLATGETAITGFTRLWRPWGLLFATLPLVGFLFPGIAVGAATTLNYAFGVDVLLCAIVGLLLVGVAFSLSPVVYQTLEKFQTVMTAVVLAFLAVATVVCTSLGDWAEAARGVVSVGTLPEAIEPAVFFSALVYAGSGGLGNLAVANWIRDKNWGMGAYVPRIVSPITGAETAAPALGHLFPQDPENIGRFRRWWRLANREQLVLFVGIGVATIVALSVLAHSTVGGARVDEKDLAFVRVEGAVLAERVGDWFGTAFFLVGFCILFSTVIGNLDIAGRVVADVWKVDRLHDSVFWSESKLYLLTVWAQVLIGIAILVLGLEQPLILISISGVIGGLVLFASTALLIRLNRTLPAAIRLRGVRLVMMTATALFYGAFAVHVICTTV
- a CDS encoding sodium:solute symporter family protein; the protein is MGALDWLVLLGYFGVMVGIGLWARARIRSARDFFVAGGRMPWWLSGISHHMSGYSAAVFVGYAAVAYTHGFTLYVWWAIPITIAMLVGAATFAPRWPRLRRRLGIISPLEYLATRYDVPTQQLLAWSGTALKVFDVGAKWAATAILLEVFAGVPLAWGILLTGGVTLVYSTVGGLWADALTDFGQFVIQALAGLTLFVAVLTRLGGIPALWEVWDRLPPEHARPFNGEYTVVFVLAYVLISTLSYNGGTWNLAQRFIAAPSGESARRAALLSAGLYLLWPLVLFFPMWAAPLLLPDLEDPSQSYALLTTQLLPAGLVGLVLAGMFAHTMAMTSSDANAISAVVIRDILPRLWKGARSMSGRVELAAGRFSVFTFIALSMVIALAADSFGGVLGLIVLWFGALVGPIAIPMLLGMLPAFRRCGPSAAVVSWAGGLVVFTLVKYVFDDSIAALGGDLQTTFTVAGPVLCALLLFVAVGYLRPSRDSRALALVAALTRDEDEPEPTGRASSSAADVGSSPPHGRGGLRA
- a CDS encoding Gfo/Idh/MocA family protein, which codes for MKVDPIGVAIIGAGIMGTAHAGAVASHPRARLVGVASVPDGPARELTARYGGWVATDDYEELLVRPDVKLVIVATPDHLHTEIAVAAAEAGKAILIEKPLATSLADADRVIEAVERAGVPAMTAFNHRWIPCYAQAKAEIDAGAVGRPRMAYARKNDRIFVPTRMLRWAEGTTPAWFLSSHDIDLVCWFFGDDQAVEVYATGVRGVLDGMGIKTPDAVQAQVRFASGAVATFESCWIYPDTFPTMTDSFIEVVGERGVIHLDRKDEQLEIATSSEYRYPRTSITPVIHGVQAGALALADRHMIECVAEGRAPLVTLAESRHVTAILDAIHRSLASGHPVAV